Proteins from a genomic interval of Hippocampus zosterae strain Florida chromosome 14, ASM2543408v3, whole genome shotgun sequence:
- the manba gene encoding beta-mannosidase isoform X1, translating into MIVRVFFFSFLSLGLLEVLSHDGIGSLVQSLDGEWDLWNSNKSFFLPARVPGCVHTALQQRGLIQDPYFRFNDLLYEWISLDNWTYATTFAVSKELRSKRQVLLILDGVDTAASVWLNGALVGRTDNMFRSYVFPIRELLKAEENTLLVRFLSSIVYAAQRRNAHAAYAIPPECPPSVQKGQCHVNFIRKAQSSFSWDWGPSFPGAALWKGVRLEAYDSLRLVHLAALPLYDAGRSSWSLQVDVLVDALQPTLAQITLDLPELLSRVAFPANIRPGTAKYTFTLSVDASADVRLWWPKGVGEQTSYRLLLTARSPDGVALLQAHSKVYFRRVELVQEPVASSPGLSFYFRINGKPLFLKGSNWIPAHSFQDQVTPHVLADLLRSAADANMNVLRVWGGGVYEQDAFYNACDDMGLMVWQDFMFACAVREEVYQQVWRLKSHPSVIVWSANNENEAALATDWFRIPDRQRPVYLKDYVALYVDNVMAIVKKEDPSRPFLVSSPTNGAESEREGYVASDPYDPRYGDAHFYSYSADCWDWRGFPRTRFASEYGFQSWPSLSTLRPVSVAEDWSLSSRFAEHRLHHQDGNEQMLKQASIHFRLPNSSDPLTRFTHTLYLTQVMQAQCVKTQTEFYRRSRSELIGGLGNTMGALYWQLNDIWQAPSWSSIEFGGKWKMLHYFAADFFADVLPVAFEDDDGTLLIYAVSDLSQDLKLRAVVSVYTWSTPDPLCTKKSDLVAVPGGSAVPVFKRPVAALLAGCGNCSRRSCLLAFRLEEVGGDQRGPANHHFLCSPKDALGLKPPNITAKVRQDETRFVVELQSSAVAPFVWLDAGDIPGRFDGNGFLMLSRNRTVAFRAGKPTSVTELSRALRITSLSDLYSP; encoded by the exons ATGATTGTAcgcgtttttttcttctcgttttTATCGCTCGGACTTTTGGAGGTTTTGAGCCACGATGGTATCGGTTCTCTCGTCCAAAGTTTGGACGGTGAATGGGACTTGTGGAACTCGAACAAGTCCTTTTTTCTGCCCGCCCGAGTGCCAGGATGCGTCCACACGGCACTGCAGCAGCGAGGCTTAATACAG GATCCTTACTTCCGGTTCAATGACCTTCTGTACGAGTGGATCTCTTTGGACAATTGGACGTACGCCACCACGTTTGCAGTGTCCAAAGAGCTGAG GTCCAAGCGACAAGTCCTTCTGATTCTGGACGGCGTGGACACGGCTGCGTCGGTTTGGCTCAACGGCGCGTTGGTGGGCCGCACGGACAACATGTTCCGTTCATAC GTCTTTCCTATCCGAGAGCTGCTGAAGGCTGAGGAGAACACGCTGCTGGTCCGCTTCCTGTCTTCCATCGTGTACGCCGCCCAGAGGAGGAACGCCCACGCCGCCTACGCGATTCCTCCCGAGTGTCCGCCCAGCGTCCAGAAAGGACAGTGCCACGTCAATTTCATCAGGAAA GCCCAGAGTTCATTCAGTTGGGACTGGGGTCCGTCCTTCCCCGGCGCCGCGCTGTGGAAAGGCGTCCGCCTTGAGGCCTATGACTCGCTGCGACTGGTGCACTTGGCCGCTCTTCCTCTCTATG ACGCCGGCCGCTCGTCATGGTCACTGCAGGTGGACGTCCTGGTGGACGCTCTTCAACCTACCTTGGCCCAAATAACGCTGGACTTACCCGAGCTGCTCTCCCGCGTCGCCTTCCCGGCAAACATTCGCCCGGGCACCGCCAAATACACCTTCACCCTCAGCGTCGACGCG AGCGCCGACGTGAGGCTGTGGTGGCCCAAAGGTGTCGGCGAACAAACGTCTTACCGCCTGCTGCTCACGGCGCGCTCGCCGGACGGCGTGGCGCTCCTCCAAGCGCACTCAAAG GTTTACTTCCGTCGCGTTGAGCTGGTCCAAGAGCCCGTCGCCAGCTCACCGGGTCTGAGTTTCTATTTCCGCATCAACGGGAAGCCGCTTTTCCTCAAAGGCTCAAACTGGATCCCGGCGCACTCTTTCCAAGACCAAGTCACGCCTCATGT CTTGGCGGACTTGTTGCGGTCGGCGGCGGACGCCAACATGAACGTCCTCCGGGTGTGGGGCGGCGGCGTTTACGAGCAAGACGCCTTCTACAACGCCTGCGATGACATGGGGCTCATG GTGTGGCAGGATTTCATGTTCGCTTGCGCCGTGAGGGAAGAGGTCTACCAACAG GTCTGGCGTCTGAAGTCCCACCCGTCCGTCATCGTGTGGAGCGCAAACAACGAGAACGAAGCGGCACTGGCCACCGACTGGTTCCGCATCCCCGACCGGCAGCGGCCCGTCTACCTCAAAGACTACGTGGCGCTCTACGTGGACAACGTCATGGCCATCGTGAAAAAG GAAGATCCCAGTCGGCCCTTCCTGGTCTCCAGTCCGACAAACGGCGCCGAGTCGGAGCGGGAGGGCTACGTGGCGAGCGATCCGTACGACCCGCGCTACGGCGACGCCCACTTCTACAGCTACTCGGCCGACTGCTGGGACTGGCGCGGCTTCCCCCGAACGCGCTTCGCCTCCGAGTACGGCTTCCAGTCGTGGCCGTCGCTCTCCACGCTGCGGCCG GTGTCTGTCGCGGAGGATTGGAGCTTGAGCAGCCGCTTCGCAGAACACCGCCTGCACCATCAGGACGGAAACGAGCAGATGTTGAAGCAGGCGTCCATTCACTTCCGCCTGCCCAACTCTAGCGACCCCCTGACCCGCTTCACGCACACGCTCTACCTCACCCAG gtgATGCAAGCTCAGTGCGTGAAGACACAGACGGAATTTTACCGCCGCAGCCGCAGCGAGCTGATAGGAGGCCTCGGCAACACCATGGGCGCCCTCTACTGGCAACTCAACGACATTTGGCAGGCGCCCTCCTGGTCATCCATTG AGTTCGGCGGCAAGTGGAAGATGTTGCATTATTTTGCCGCCGACTTCTTCGCCGACGTCCTGCCCGTCGCCTTCGAGGATGACGACGGCACGCTGCTCATCTACGCCGTTTCCGACCTGAGCCAAGACCTCAAGCTCAGAGCCGTG GTGTCAGTCTACACGTGGAGCACCCCTGACCCGCTTTGCACAAAGAAGTCCGACCTCGTGGCGGTACCGGGAGGAAGCGCCGTTCCGGTTTTCAAACGGCCCGTCGCCGCCCTACTGGCCGGATGCGGAAACTGCAGCCGCCGCAGCTGCCTGCTGGCCTTCCGCCTGGAGGAGGTCGGCGGTGACCAACGCGGCCCCGCAAACCACCACTTCCTGTGCTCACCCAAAGACGCCCTGGGGCTAAAGCCGCCCAACATCACG GCCAAAGTGCGCCAGGATGAGACGCGATTTGTGGTGGAGCTCCAGTCGTCGGCCGTGGCTCCTTTCGTGTGGCTGGATGCAGGCGACATTCCCGGGCGCTTCGACGGCAACGGCTTCTTAATGCTGTCCAGGAACAGGACGGTGGCGTTCCGCGCCGGGAAACCCACCAGCGTTACGGAACTCTCCCGAGCGCTCCGCATCACCTCGTTGAGCGACCTCTACTCGCCTTAA
- the mapre3a gene encoding microtubule-associated protein RP/EB family member 3a isoform X3, giving the protein MAVNVYATSVSIDNLSRHDMLAWVNDSLQLTYTKIEQLCSGAAYCQFMDMLFPGCILLKKVKFQAKLEHEFIHNFKVLQAAFKRMSVDKIIPVEKLVKGKFQDNFEFVQWFKKFFDANYDGKEYEPMLARQGQDVPPALNPAGPQRTSPTVPKNMPTPQRVQHNTPALRKNTSLSRNGGSDAEITELNQQLMELKLTVDGLEKERDFYFSKLRDIELICQEHESENNPVLSRIIDILYATEEGFAPPEDEEFDERAHLDQDEY; this is encoded by the exons ATGGCAGTGAACGTGTACGCCACGTCCGTGTCCATCGACAACCTGAGCCGCCATGACATGCTGGCGTGGGTCAACGATTCCTTGCAGCTCACCTACACCAAGATCGAACAGCTCTGCTCAG GGGCGGCGTACTGCCAGTTTATGGATATGCTGTTCCCGGGGTGCATCCTCCTGAAGAAGGTCAAGTTTCAAGCCAAACTGGAGCACGAATTTATCCACAACTTCAAAGTTCTGCAAGCGGCCTTCAAAAGGATGAGCGTCGACAAG ATCATTCCGGTGGAAAAACTGGTCAAGGGCAAGTTCCAGGACAACTTTGAGTTTGTCCAGTGGTTCAAGAAGTTCTTCGACGCCAACTATGACGGGAAGGAATACGAGCCCATGCTTGCCAGACAGGGGCAAGATGTGCCCCCCGCCCTCAATCCAG CAGGACCGCAGAGGACGTCTCCGACAGTGCCCAAAAACATGCCGACGCCGCAGAGGGTCCAACACAACACCCCGGCCTTGAGGAAGAACACGAGCCTGTCCCGAAATGGCGGCAGCGACGCCGAGATCACAGAGCTCAATCAACAG TTGATGGAGTTGAAGCTGACGGTGGACGGCCTTGAGAAGGAGAGAGACTTTTATTTCAGTAAACTGCGAGACATCGAGCTCATCTGCCAGGAGCACGAGAGCGAGAACAACCCGGTGCTCAGCAGGATAATTGACATCCTTTACGCCACGGAG GAGGGCTTTGCGCCTCCAGAAGATGAAGAATTTGACGAACGAGCTCACCTGGACCAGGACGAATACTGA
- the manba gene encoding beta-mannosidase isoform X2, with the protein MFRSYVFPIRELLKAEENTLLVRFLSSIVYAAQRRNAHAAYAIPPECPPSVQKGQCHVNFIRKAQSSFSWDWGPSFPGAALWKGVRLEAYDSLRLVHLAALPLYDAGRSSWSLQVDVLVDALQPTLAQITLDLPELLSRVAFPANIRPGTAKYTFTLSVDASADVRLWWPKGVGEQTSYRLLLTARSPDGVALLQAHSKVYFRRVELVQEPVASSPGLSFYFRINGKPLFLKGSNWIPAHSFQDQVTPHVLADLLRSAADANMNVLRVWGGGVYEQDAFYNACDDMGLMVWQDFMFACAVREEVYQQVWRLKSHPSVIVWSANNENEAALATDWFRIPDRQRPVYLKDYVALYVDNVMAIVKKEDPSRPFLVSSPTNGAESEREGYVASDPYDPRYGDAHFYSYSADCWDWRGFPRTRFASEYGFQSWPSLSTLRPVSVAEDWSLSSRFAEHRLHHQDGNEQMLKQASIHFRLPNSSDPLTRFTHTLYLTQVMQAQCVKTQTEFYRRSRSELIGGLGNTMGALYWQLNDIWQAPSWSSIEFGGKWKMLHYFAADFFADVLPVAFEDDDGTLLIYAVSDLSQDLKLRAVVSVYTWSTPDPLCTKKSDLVAVPGGSAVPVFKRPVAALLAGCGNCSRRSCLLAFRLEEVGGDQRGPANHHFLCSPKDALGLKPPNITAKVRQDETRFVVELQSSAVAPFVWLDAGDIPGRFDGNGFLMLSRNRTVAFRAGKPTSVTELSRALRITSLSDLYSP; encoded by the exons ATGTTCCGTTCATAC GTCTTTCCTATCCGAGAGCTGCTGAAGGCTGAGGAGAACACGCTGCTGGTCCGCTTCCTGTCTTCCATCGTGTACGCCGCCCAGAGGAGGAACGCCCACGCCGCCTACGCGATTCCTCCCGAGTGTCCGCCCAGCGTCCAGAAAGGACAGTGCCACGTCAATTTCATCAGGAAA GCCCAGAGTTCATTCAGTTGGGACTGGGGTCCGTCCTTCCCCGGCGCCGCGCTGTGGAAAGGCGTCCGCCTTGAGGCCTATGACTCGCTGCGACTGGTGCACTTGGCCGCTCTTCCTCTCTATG ACGCCGGCCGCTCGTCATGGTCACTGCAGGTGGACGTCCTGGTGGACGCTCTTCAACCTACCTTGGCCCAAATAACGCTGGACTTACCCGAGCTGCTCTCCCGCGTCGCCTTCCCGGCAAACATTCGCCCGGGCACCGCCAAATACACCTTCACCCTCAGCGTCGACGCG AGCGCCGACGTGAGGCTGTGGTGGCCCAAAGGTGTCGGCGAACAAACGTCTTACCGCCTGCTGCTCACGGCGCGCTCGCCGGACGGCGTGGCGCTCCTCCAAGCGCACTCAAAG GTTTACTTCCGTCGCGTTGAGCTGGTCCAAGAGCCCGTCGCCAGCTCACCGGGTCTGAGTTTCTATTTCCGCATCAACGGGAAGCCGCTTTTCCTCAAAGGCTCAAACTGGATCCCGGCGCACTCTTTCCAAGACCAAGTCACGCCTCATGT CTTGGCGGACTTGTTGCGGTCGGCGGCGGACGCCAACATGAACGTCCTCCGGGTGTGGGGCGGCGGCGTTTACGAGCAAGACGCCTTCTACAACGCCTGCGATGACATGGGGCTCATG GTGTGGCAGGATTTCATGTTCGCTTGCGCCGTGAGGGAAGAGGTCTACCAACAG GTCTGGCGTCTGAAGTCCCACCCGTCCGTCATCGTGTGGAGCGCAAACAACGAGAACGAAGCGGCACTGGCCACCGACTGGTTCCGCATCCCCGACCGGCAGCGGCCCGTCTACCTCAAAGACTACGTGGCGCTCTACGTGGACAACGTCATGGCCATCGTGAAAAAG GAAGATCCCAGTCGGCCCTTCCTGGTCTCCAGTCCGACAAACGGCGCCGAGTCGGAGCGGGAGGGCTACGTGGCGAGCGATCCGTACGACCCGCGCTACGGCGACGCCCACTTCTACAGCTACTCGGCCGACTGCTGGGACTGGCGCGGCTTCCCCCGAACGCGCTTCGCCTCCGAGTACGGCTTCCAGTCGTGGCCGTCGCTCTCCACGCTGCGGCCG GTGTCTGTCGCGGAGGATTGGAGCTTGAGCAGCCGCTTCGCAGAACACCGCCTGCACCATCAGGACGGAAACGAGCAGATGTTGAAGCAGGCGTCCATTCACTTCCGCCTGCCCAACTCTAGCGACCCCCTGACCCGCTTCACGCACACGCTCTACCTCACCCAG gtgATGCAAGCTCAGTGCGTGAAGACACAGACGGAATTTTACCGCCGCAGCCGCAGCGAGCTGATAGGAGGCCTCGGCAACACCATGGGCGCCCTCTACTGGCAACTCAACGACATTTGGCAGGCGCCCTCCTGGTCATCCATTG AGTTCGGCGGCAAGTGGAAGATGTTGCATTATTTTGCCGCCGACTTCTTCGCCGACGTCCTGCCCGTCGCCTTCGAGGATGACGACGGCACGCTGCTCATCTACGCCGTTTCCGACCTGAGCCAAGACCTCAAGCTCAGAGCCGTG GTGTCAGTCTACACGTGGAGCACCCCTGACCCGCTTTGCACAAAGAAGTCCGACCTCGTGGCGGTACCGGGAGGAAGCGCCGTTCCGGTTTTCAAACGGCCCGTCGCCGCCCTACTGGCCGGATGCGGAAACTGCAGCCGCCGCAGCTGCCTGCTGGCCTTCCGCCTGGAGGAGGTCGGCGGTGACCAACGCGGCCCCGCAAACCACCACTTCCTGTGCTCACCCAAAGACGCCCTGGGGCTAAAGCCGCCCAACATCACG GCCAAAGTGCGCCAGGATGAGACGCGATTTGTGGTGGAGCTCCAGTCGTCGGCCGTGGCTCCTTTCGTGTGGCTGGATGCAGGCGACATTCCCGGGCGCTTCGACGGCAACGGCTTCTTAATGCTGTCCAGGAACAGGACGGTGGCGTTCCGCGCCGGGAAACCCACCAGCGTTACGGAACTCTCCCGAGCGCTCCGCATCACCTCGTTGAGCGACCTCTACTCGCCTTAA
- the mapre3a gene encoding microtubule-associated protein RP/EB family member 3a isoform X1, which translates to MAVNVYATSVSIDNLSRHDMLAWVNDSLQLTYTKIEQLCSGAAYCQFMDMLFPGCILLKKVKFQAKLEHEFIHNFKVLQAAFKRMSVDKIIPVEKLVKGKFQDNFEFVQWFKKFFDANYDGKEYEPMLARQGQDVPPALNPGDHFSHKPKRTPAGPQRTSPTVPKNMPTPQRVQHNTPALRKNTSLSRNGGSDAEITELNQQLMELKLTVDGLEKERDFYFSKLRDIELICQEHESENNPVLSRIIDILYATEEGFAPPEDEEFDERAHLDQDEY; encoded by the exons ATGGCAGTGAACGTGTACGCCACGTCCGTGTCCATCGACAACCTGAGCCGCCATGACATGCTGGCGTGGGTCAACGATTCCTTGCAGCTCACCTACACCAAGATCGAACAGCTCTGCTCAG GGGCGGCGTACTGCCAGTTTATGGATATGCTGTTCCCGGGGTGCATCCTCCTGAAGAAGGTCAAGTTTCAAGCCAAACTGGAGCACGAATTTATCCACAACTTCAAAGTTCTGCAAGCGGCCTTCAAAAGGATGAGCGTCGACAAG ATCATTCCGGTGGAAAAACTGGTCAAGGGCAAGTTCCAGGACAACTTTGAGTTTGTCCAGTGGTTCAAGAAGTTCTTCGACGCCAACTATGACGGGAAGGAATACGAGCCCATGCTTGCCAGACAGGGGCAAGATGTGCCCCCCGCCCTCAATCCAGGTGATCACTTTAGCCACAAACCAAAGAGAACTCCAG CAGGACCGCAGAGGACGTCTCCGACAGTGCCCAAAAACATGCCGACGCCGCAGAGGGTCCAACACAACACCCCGGCCTTGAGGAAGAACACGAGCCTGTCCCGAAATGGCGGCAGCGACGCCGAGATCACAGAGCTCAATCAACAG TTGATGGAGTTGAAGCTGACGGTGGACGGCCTTGAGAAGGAGAGAGACTTTTATTTCAGTAAACTGCGAGACATCGAGCTCATCTGCCAGGAGCACGAGAGCGAGAACAACCCGGTGCTCAGCAGGATAATTGACATCCTTTACGCCACGGAG GAGGGCTTTGCGCCTCCAGAAGATGAAGAATTTGACGAACGAGCTCACCTGGACCAGGACGAATACTGA
- the nat8 gene encoding probable N-acetyltransferase CML1, whose translation MSGVKIREYRDGDFSTVREIFSLGMSEHVPASFVHFLKQPQCQMLLVCTFCALLASSKSFLLPVLAITLLLAIVRQLVVYNFNNYIEKCCSTDLKNISETYMAARDACFWVAENEGRVVGMVACLPKDGVADCLELKRLSVLRGHRGRGVAKKLCQVVTDFTRERGYAGVVLHTSMVQTDAQKLYVAMGFRKLREFPEGNLAAKLINFSLIEYRLDLHKDHAAE comes from the exons ATGTCCGGCGTGAAGATCCGCGAGTACCGCGACGGCGACTTCTCTACGGTGCGGGAGATTTTCTCGCTGGGCATGAGCGAGCACGTGCCGGCGTCCTTTGTGCATTTCCTCAAGCAGCCGCAGTGTCAGATGCTGCTCGTGTGCACCTTCTGTGCGCTGCTAGCTAGCTCCAAGTCCTTCCTGCTGCCCGTTCTCGCCATCACGCTGCTGCTGGCCATCGTCCGCCAACTTGTGGTCTACAATTTCAACAACTACATCGAGAAGTGctgcagcacag ATCTCAAGAACATCAGCGAGACCTACATGGCCGCCCGGGACGCCTGCTTCTGGGTGGCGGAAAACGAGGGCCGCGTGGTGGGCATGGTGGCCTGCCTCCCCAAGGACGGCGTCGCCGACTGTCTGGAGCTGAAGCGTTTGTCGGTACTACGCGGCCATCGCGGCAGGGGCGTGGCCAAAAAGCTGTGCCAGGTGGTGACGGACTTTACGCGCGAGCGAGGCTACGCCGGCGTGGTCCTCCACACTTCCATGGTGCAGACGGACGCGCAGAAGCTGTACGTGGCCATGGGGTTCCGCAAGCTGCGAGAGTTCCCGGAGGGCAATCTCGCCGCCAAGCTCATAAACTTCTCGCTCATTGAGTACAGACTGGATCTGCACAAAGACCACGCGGCAGAGTGA
- the slc39a8 gene encoding metal cation symporter ZIP8, with protein sequence MAALLLRLLGVALLAEGTRGREAFAGGAGEFLRDVVRFFGHNESIPTRNLEELLHIVAARRHHAVTHDDNPLHGRECLSAQQILAHFGFPNVSRLGAGHLEAICPAVLTQVLVPSCPYTAPEITTPTPPTVDYSVWGWGFLSVTVINLAALLGLLLVPLTSKSYFPKVLTYFIGLAIGTLFSNAVLQLIPEALGFDPKADDYVSNAVGIFGGFYLLFLVEKVLTMALRVEHQHGPSHFAPADDSLPNGDAGSKKDSSLVLTSISTISTAERASVSSEHTNIVPAQASIRACRCLSGQRLSSVKTVAWMITLSDALHNFIDGLAIGASFTVSTLAGFSTSTAIVCEEFPHELGDFVILLNSGMSVPQAIFFNLLSALACYVGLVFGIVLGSNFAPNAIFAIAGGMFLYIALADMFPEMDAIAREQKRTSSKVVFFLIQNAGLLTGFAIILLITMFARDINLG encoded by the exons ATGGCTGCGCTTCTTCTGCGACTTTTGGGGGTCGCGCTCCTCGCGGAGGGGACCCGCGGCCGGGAGGCTTTCGCCGGAGGGGCCGGCGAGTTCCTGCGGGACGTCGTTCGCTTCTTCGGCCACAATGAGTCCATTCCCACGCGCAACCTGGAGGAGCTCCTACACATCGTCGCCGCCCGCCGGCACCACGCCGTCACCCACGACGACAACCCGCTCCACGGACGCGAG TGCCTGTCGGCCCAGCAGATCTTGGCCCACTTTGGCTTCCCCAACGTCAGCCGGCTGGGCGCCGGACATCTGGAGGCCATTTGTCCCGCCGTGTTGACCCAGGTGCTGGTGCCCTCCTGCCCCTACACCGCCCCCGAGATCACCACCCCGACGCCGCCCACAGTCGACTACTCGG TTTGGGGTTGGGGCTTCTTGTCGGTGACGGTGATCAACCTGGCGGCGCTGCTGGGCCTGCTGCTCGTCCCGCTCACGAGCAAGTCGTACTTCCCCAAAGTGCTGACCTACTTCATCGGCCTGGCCATCGGCACGCTCTTCTCCAACGCCGTGCTGCAGCTCATCCCGGAG GCGTTAGGCTTCGACCCGAAAGCGGACGACTACGTGTCCAACGCCGTCGGCATCTTTGGTGGCTTTTATCTTCTCTTCCTGGTGGAGAAGGTCCTCACAATGGCGCTGCGCGTCGAACACCAG CACGGCCCGTCGCACTTCGCCCCGGCCGATGACTCGCTGCCCAACGGCGACGCCGGCTCGAAGAAGGATTCCAGCCTGGTTTTGACGAGCATCAGCACTATCAGCACGGCCGAGCGCGCCAGCGTCAGCTCTGAGCACACCAACATCGTACCCGCGCAG GCGTCGATCCGGGCATGTCGCTGCCTGAGCGGCCAGCGGCTGTCCAGCGTCAAGACGGTGGCGTGGATGATCACGCTGAGCGACGCGCTGCACAACTTCATCGACGGCCTGGCCATCGGCGCCTCCTTCACCGTCTCCACACTGGCCGGCTTCAGCACGTCCACCGCCATAGTCTGCGAGGAGTTCCCCCACGAGCTCG GCGACTTTGTGATCCTGCTGAACTCGGGCATGAGCGTCCCCCAGGCCATCTTCTTCAACCTGCTGTCGGCGCTGGCGTGCTACGTGGGCCTGGTGTTTGGCATCGTGCTGGGCAGCAACTTTGCACCCAACGCCATCTTCGCCATCGCCGGTGGCATGTTCCTCTACATCGCGCTAGCTGATATG TTTCCGGAGATGGACGCCATCGCCCGGGAACAGAAGCGCACCTCGTCCAAGGTGGTCTTCTTCCTGATCCAAAACGCCGGGCTGCTGACGGGTTTCGCCATCATCCTGCTCATCACCATGTTCGCCCGGGATATCAATCTGGGATGA
- the mapre3a gene encoding microtubule-associated protein RP/EB family member 3a isoform X2 codes for MAVNVYATSVSIDNLSRHDMLAWVNDSLQLTYTKIEQLCSGAAYCQFMDMLFPGCILLKKVKFQAKLEHEFIHNFKVLQAAFKRMSVDKIIPVEKLVKGKFQDNFEFVQWFKKFFDANYDGKEYEPMLARQGQDVPPALNPGDHFSHKPKRTPGPQRTSPTVPKNMPTPQRVQHNTPALRKNTSLSRNGGSDAEITELNQQLMELKLTVDGLEKERDFYFSKLRDIELICQEHESENNPVLSRIIDILYATEEGFAPPEDEEFDERAHLDQDEY; via the exons ATGGCAGTGAACGTGTACGCCACGTCCGTGTCCATCGACAACCTGAGCCGCCATGACATGCTGGCGTGGGTCAACGATTCCTTGCAGCTCACCTACACCAAGATCGAACAGCTCTGCTCAG GGGCGGCGTACTGCCAGTTTATGGATATGCTGTTCCCGGGGTGCATCCTCCTGAAGAAGGTCAAGTTTCAAGCCAAACTGGAGCACGAATTTATCCACAACTTCAAAGTTCTGCAAGCGGCCTTCAAAAGGATGAGCGTCGACAAG ATCATTCCGGTGGAAAAACTGGTCAAGGGCAAGTTCCAGGACAACTTTGAGTTTGTCCAGTGGTTCAAGAAGTTCTTCGACGCCAACTATGACGGGAAGGAATACGAGCCCATGCTTGCCAGACAGGGGCAAGATGTGCCCCCCGCCCTCAATCCAGGTGATCACTTTAGCCACAAACCAAAGAGAACTCCAG GACCGCAGAGGACGTCTCCGACAGTGCCCAAAAACATGCCGACGCCGCAGAGGGTCCAACACAACACCCCGGCCTTGAGGAAGAACACGAGCCTGTCCCGAAATGGCGGCAGCGACGCCGAGATCACAGAGCTCAATCAACAG TTGATGGAGTTGAAGCTGACGGTGGACGGCCTTGAGAAGGAGAGAGACTTTTATTTCAGTAAACTGCGAGACATCGAGCTCATCTGCCAGGAGCACGAGAGCGAGAACAACCCGGTGCTCAGCAGGATAATTGACATCCTTTACGCCACGGAG GAGGGCTTTGCGCCTCCAGAAGATGAAGAATTTGACGAACGAGCTCACCTGGACCAGGACGAATACTGA
- the mapre3a gene encoding microtubule-associated protein RP/EB family member 3a isoform X4, translating to MAVNVYATSVSIDNLSRHDMLAWVNDSLQLTYTKIEQLCSGAAYCQFMDMLFPGCILLKKVKFQAKLEHEFIHNFKVLQAAFKRMSVDKIIPVEKLVKGKFQDNFEFVQWFKKFFDANYDGKEYEPMLARQGQDVPPALNPGPQRTSPTVPKNMPTPQRVQHNTPALRKNTSLSRNGGSDAEITELNQQLMELKLTVDGLEKERDFYFSKLRDIELICQEHESENNPVLSRIIDILYATEEGFAPPEDEEFDERAHLDQDEY from the exons ATGGCAGTGAACGTGTACGCCACGTCCGTGTCCATCGACAACCTGAGCCGCCATGACATGCTGGCGTGGGTCAACGATTCCTTGCAGCTCACCTACACCAAGATCGAACAGCTCTGCTCAG GGGCGGCGTACTGCCAGTTTATGGATATGCTGTTCCCGGGGTGCATCCTCCTGAAGAAGGTCAAGTTTCAAGCCAAACTGGAGCACGAATTTATCCACAACTTCAAAGTTCTGCAAGCGGCCTTCAAAAGGATGAGCGTCGACAAG ATCATTCCGGTGGAAAAACTGGTCAAGGGCAAGTTCCAGGACAACTTTGAGTTTGTCCAGTGGTTCAAGAAGTTCTTCGACGCCAACTATGACGGGAAGGAATACGAGCCCATGCTTGCCAGACAGGGGCAAGATGTGCCCCCCGCCCTCAATCCAG GACCGCAGAGGACGTCTCCGACAGTGCCCAAAAACATGCCGACGCCGCAGAGGGTCCAACACAACACCCCGGCCTTGAGGAAGAACACGAGCCTGTCCCGAAATGGCGGCAGCGACGCCGAGATCACAGAGCTCAATCAACAG TTGATGGAGTTGAAGCTGACGGTGGACGGCCTTGAGAAGGAGAGAGACTTTTATTTCAGTAAACTGCGAGACATCGAGCTCATCTGCCAGGAGCACGAGAGCGAGAACAACCCGGTGCTCAGCAGGATAATTGACATCCTTTACGCCACGGAG GAGGGCTTTGCGCCTCCAGAAGATGAAGAATTTGACGAACGAGCTCACCTGGACCAGGACGAATACTGA